A genome region from Terriglobales bacterium includes the following:
- a CDS encoding CBS domain-containing protein, with protein MTTVQDLIRNRPTYTVEADTSVLKAVEMMVEKNIGAVAVVRGDDLVGIFSERDLMKRVVAGGRSPGLTKVAEVMTPRPYTVSSGERFQHCMFLMREHGFRHLPVVDDNGKLCGLISLRDVLLRDLTEKDDEVRMMRAYITQQVPGGES; from the coding sequence ATGACCACCGTTCAGGACCTCATCCGCAATCGTCCCACCTACACCGTTGAAGCCGATACGTCCGTCCTCAAGGCCGTGGAGATGATGGTGGAGAAGAACATCGGCGCGGTCGCCGTCGTGCGCGGCGACGACCTGGTCGGCATCTTTTCCGAGCGCGACCTGATGAAGCGCGTGGTCGCCGGAGGCCGTAGCCCCGGCCTCACCAAAGTGGCCGAGGTCATGACCCCGCGCCCCTACACCGTTTCCTCCGGTGAGCGTTTCCAGCACTGCATGTTCCTCATGCGCGAGCACGGCTTCCGCCACCTCCCCGTCGTGGATGACAACGGCAAGCTGTGCGGGCTCATCTCTCTGCGCGACGTCCTGCTGCGCGACCTCACCGAGAAGGATGACGAGGTGCGCATGATGCGCGCCTACATCACTCAGCAGGTGCCCGGCGGCGAGAGCTAG